The Desulfitobacterium chlororespirans DSM 11544 genome includes a region encoding these proteins:
- the speB gene encoding agmatinase, whose translation MSKETLMKMTENPGVFMGGETPYEEADAVILGIPMDYTVSFRPGTRLGPLSIRNVSIGIEEYSVYLDKDLSDYAYCDCGDLSLPFGNVEKSLQVIEAAARQVVEDGKFPVFLGGEHLVTYPLLKPFIEKYPELRVVHFDAHADLRTDYSGEPNSHATVMRKISEALGPHRVYQFGIRSGTREEFLFAKEHNHLVVEEVLEPLKAVLPELKGKPVYVTLDIDVVDPAFAPGTGTQEAGGCTSREIIKAVHALSELDVVGFDLVEVSPLIDTSERTALLAAKIVREAILSFVK comes from the coding sequence ATGTCCAAGGAGACGCTCATGAAGATGACAGAAAACCCCGGTGTATTTATGGGAGGAGAAACCCCTTATGAAGAGGCTGACGCGGTAATTCTGGGGATTCCTATGGATTATACGGTGAGTTTTCGCCCGGGTACCCGTTTGGGCCCTCTGAGTATCCGCAATGTCTCCATCGGGATTGAGGAATATAGTGTGTATCTGGATAAGGATCTCTCTGATTATGCTTATTGCGATTGTGGAGATTTAAGCCTGCCCTTTGGCAATGTTGAAAAATCGTTGCAAGTGATCGAAGCCGCTGCCCGGCAGGTGGTAGAGGACGGGAAATTTCCCGTTTTCTTAGGGGGAGAACACCTGGTTACCTATCCTTTGCTTAAGCCCTTCATTGAGAAGTATCCTGAGCTGCGGGTGGTGCATTTCGACGCCCATGCTGATTTGCGTACAGATTACTCCGGTGAGCCTAATTCTCATGCTACGGTGATGCGCAAAATCTCGGAAGCCCTGGGGCCCCATCGGGTCTACCAGTTTGGCATACGCTCCGGAACCCGGGAGGAATTCCTCTTTGCTAAGGAACACAATCATTTGGTGGTAGAAGAGGTTTTGGAGCCGCTCAAGGCTGTCCTGCCGGAGCTTAAAGGGAAGCCGGTCTATGTGACGCTAGATATTGATGTGGTGGATCCGGCCTTTGCCCCAGGCACTGGGACTCAGGAAGCCGGTGGATGTACTTCCCGGGAAATCATCAAAGCCGTTCATGCCCTCAGTGAGCTGGATGTGGTGGGCTTTGATCTGGTGGAAGTATCCCCTCTTATAGACACCAGTGAGCGTACGGCTCTTTTAGCAGCGAAGATCGTAAGGGAAGCAATTTTGAGTTTTGTAAAATAG
- a CDS encoding DNA adenine methylase has translation MHKDRLVAPVVKWVGGKRQLLEDLTPLFPKRVESYCEPFFGGGAVLFKLQPDTAWVNDVNSELIQMYEVIRDDVEELIRALGEHPNEEEHFYRVRDWDRDKEKYGNLSKVQKAARVIYLNKTCYNGLFRVNNAGEFNTPFGHYKNPNIVNEHTLRAVSTYFRRAQITFSSTDYAEVLAGVAKGTFVYLDPPYDPVSSTANFTGYAKGGFDRAEQIRLRECCDELDRRGIKFMLSNSATEFIKEQYGAYQITIVKAKRAINSNATKRGQIDEVVVRNYK, from the coding sequence ATGCATAAGGATCGGCTGGTTGCGCCTGTTGTAAAATGGGTTGGGGGTAAACGCCAACTTTTAGAGGATCTGACTCCTTTATTTCCTAAAAGAGTCGAGTCTTATTGTGAGCCTTTTTTTGGTGGTGGGGCGGTTCTGTTTAAATTACAGCCGGACACCGCCTGGGTAAATGATGTCAATAGTGAACTTATCCAGATGTATGAAGTTATTCGGGACGATGTGGAAGAGCTGATTAGGGCACTGGGTGAGCACCCCAATGAAGAAGAGCATTTTTATCGTGTCAGAGACTGGGACCGGGACAAAGAAAAATACGGGAATTTGAGCAAAGTGCAGAAAGCGGCACGGGTTATCTATTTGAATAAAACCTGCTACAATGGCCTGTTCAGAGTGAACAATGCCGGGGAGTTCAATACGCCTTTTGGTCATTACAAAAACCCCAATATTGTCAATGAGCACACCTTAAGAGCGGTCAGCACCTATTTCCGGAGAGCGCAGATCACCTTCAGCAGCACAGATTATGCGGAAGTCCTGGCCGGTGTTGCCAAAGGGACCTTCGTTTATCTGGACCCACCCTATGATCCTGTTTCCAGCACAGCCAATTTTACCGGCTATGCTAAAGGCGGATTCGACCGGGCTGAGCAGATCAGGCTGCGGGAATGCTGTGATGAACTTGATCGGCGGGGAATCAAGTTTATGCTTTCCAATTCGGCAACGGAATTTATCAAGGAGCAATATGGGGCCTATCAGATAACCATCGTGAAAGCAAAACGCGCTATCAATTCCAATGCAACCAAGAGAGGGCAAATAGACGAAGTGGTGGTGAGGAATTATAAGTGA
- a CDS encoding type II restriction enzyme, with translation MSEQPKSQNDQAWESLFEKYDILSRIEAEGKFCIAASQIKEYREPRLMAKFDHNINLPRIFARNRLAILPISRGDYIISHFEAYQPFPSVDTSVTRVSLPPNLQSLSTSHIPSEAIAVNCALASGMLADFLEEETLYATVSGRMGSGQFDFTIRNLRTQYSTEVAVSNSQIEIDAALEGVHSLSLLEAKRDLAEDFLVRQLYYPFRVWDGRVTKKVRPIFLVYSNGIFSLYEYEFQDPNAYNSLVLVKHKNYSIEDTAIGVAALHDVAERTQLVQEPEIPFPQANSFERVINICELLSAQELSREQVTEEYAFDIRQTNYYTDAARYLGLVEKRYEEGRRLVYSLSSRGKRIMQLSYQQRQLAFCEAILQHRIFRETFKLYMENGSLPDQNTIVSIMQQSGLYQIGSMSTFVRRSSTVSGWLNWMLGLIGEEH, from the coding sequence ATAAGTGAACAGCCTAAAAGCCAAAACGATCAAGCCTGGGAATCCCTGTTCGAGAAATATGATATCTTATCCCGGATCGAAGCCGAGGGGAAATTTTGTATTGCTGCGTCACAGATCAAGGAGTACCGTGAACCGCGGTTAATGGCCAAGTTTGATCATAATATCAATTTGCCCCGGATATTTGCCAGGAATAGATTAGCGATACTGCCAATATCCCGCGGTGACTATATCATCTCTCACTTTGAGGCTTATCAGCCTTTTCCTAGCGTGGATACCTCGGTGACCCGCGTGTCTTTGCCGCCGAATCTGCAAAGTCTCAGCACCAGCCATATTCCCAGTGAGGCCATCGCTGTTAACTGTGCCCTGGCCTCGGGAATGCTGGCAGATTTTTTGGAGGAAGAGACCCTTTATGCCACTGTGTCAGGACGTATGGGGTCGGGGCAATTTGACTTTACGATTCGCAACTTAAGGACGCAGTATTCCACAGAAGTCGCCGTAAGCAATTCTCAAATTGAAATTGATGCGGCTCTTGAGGGTGTGCACAGTCTTTCTCTGCTGGAAGCCAAAAGAGATCTGGCGGAAGATTTTCTGGTCCGTCAACTCTATTATCCCTTCAGAGTCTGGGACGGCAGGGTTACGAAAAAAGTCAGACCCATATTTTTAGTGTACTCAAATGGTATTTTTAGTTTGTATGAATATGAATTCCAGGATCCTAATGCTTATAATTCCTTGGTATTGGTGAAACATAAAAATTATTCTATTGAAGATACAGCCATAGGGGTAGCTGCTTTACATGATGTCGCTGAGCGGACACAGCTTGTGCAGGAACCGGAGATTCCTTTCCCTCAGGCCAACAGCTTTGAGCGGGTGATCAATATCTGTGAATTGCTGAGCGCTCAGGAGCTTAGCCGTGAGCAGGTGACAGAGGAATATGCGTTTGATATCCGCCAAACCAATTACTATACTGATGCCGCCAGATATTTGGGCTTAGTTGAAAAACGCTATGAAGAGGGACGCAGGCTGGTTTATTCATTAAGCTCCCGGGGCAAGCGCATCATGCAGCTGAGTTATCAGCAAAGACAGCTGGCCTTTTGCGAGGCCATACTGCAGCATCGCATCTTCAGGGAAACCTTTAAGCTTTATATGGAAAATGGTTCTCTGCCGGACCAAAACACGATAGTGAGTATCATGCAGCAATCCGGCCTTTATCAGATCGGGAGTATGAGCACGTTTGTGAGAAGGTCATCGACTGTCAGCGGCTGGCTTAACTGGATGCTGGGGCTGATCGGGGAAGAGCATTAA
- a CDS encoding aminotransferase class I/II-fold pyridoxal phosphate-dependent enzyme, protein MTSLRQSKAPIYEALLKYKSMRVVPFDVPGHKQGRGNPELTEFLGEKCLSVDVNSMKPLDNLGHPVSVIKEGEELAAEAFGAHHAFFMVNGTTSAVQAMVMSACKQGEKIIMPRNVHRSAINALIISGAIPVYVNPGVNKELGIPLGMAVADVRKAIKENPDAKAILVNNPTYYGICSDLKTITELAHEHNMLALVDEAHGTHFYFGENMPISAMAAGADMAAVSMHKTGGSLTQSSFLLIGKRLNVGRVRHMINLTQTTSASYLLLSSLDISRRNLALNGQRIFDKALYLANYGRDEVNKLGGYYAFGKELNNGDSVYDFDCTKLSIHTREIGLAGIEVYDILRDDYGIQIEFGDIGNILAIISVGDRALALERLVSALAEIKRRYQRDKAGMFDHEYINPVVVMGPQQAFYAQQRSLPIQESKGKVSGEFVMAYPPGIPILAPGEKITEDIIDYIAYSKAKGCFLTGTEDMDIENIKVVEE, encoded by the coding sequence ATGACTTCACTACGACAAAGCAAGGCTCCTATCTATGAGGCGCTGCTCAAGTATAAATCCATGCGTGTGGTGCCTTTTGATGTGCCTGGGCATAAACAGGGGAGAGGGAACCCTGAATTGACGGAGTTTCTGGGTGAGAAATGCCTGTCCGTAGATGTCAACTCCATGAAACCATTGGATAACCTTGGCCATCCCGTTTCGGTGATCAAGGAAGGGGAAGAATTGGCTGCCGAAGCTTTTGGAGCTCATCATGCTTTTTTTATGGTGAATGGAACCACTTCAGCGGTACAAGCTATGGTCATGAGCGCCTGCAAACAGGGTGAAAAAATCATCATGCCCCGCAACGTTCATCGCAGTGCCATTAACGCTCTCATTATCAGTGGGGCTATTCCGGTGTATGTCAATCCCGGTGTCAATAAGGAACTGGGTATTCCCTTGGGAATGGCTGTGGCTGATGTCAGGAAAGCAATCAAGGAAAATCCGGACGCTAAGGCTATTTTGGTTAATAATCCAACCTATTATGGGATTTGTTCCGATTTAAAGACCATCACTGAGCTGGCCCATGAACACAATATGCTGGCTTTAGTGGACGAGGCTCATGGCACCCATTTTTATTTTGGAGAAAATATGCCCATCAGTGCTATGGCAGCCGGAGCGGATATGGCGGCGGTCAGCATGCATAAAACGGGGGGCAGCCTTACCCAAAGCTCTTTTCTGTTGATCGGCAAACGCTTGAATGTGGGACGGGTCCGGCATATGATTAATCTAACCCAGACCACCAGTGCTTCTTATCTGCTGTTATCCTCCCTGGACATTTCGCGGCGCAACTTAGCCTTAAACGGCCAGCGCATCTTTGACAAGGCTCTCTATCTGGCGAATTATGGCCGTGATGAAGTCAATAAGCTGGGCGGCTATTATGCCTTTGGCAAAGAGCTGAACAACGGGGACTCGGTCTATGACTTTGACTGCACCAAGCTCTCCATTCACACCCGGGAGATCGGACTGGCCGGCATCGAGGTCTATGACATCCTGCGGGATGACTATGGGATTCAGATCGAATTTGGCGATATCGGCAATATTCTGGCTATTATATCCGTGGGAGATCGGGCCCTTGCCTTGGAGCGTCTGGTCTCGGCTTTGGCGGAGATTAAACGGCGCTATCAGCGGGATAAAGCGGGGATGTTTGATCATGAGTATATCAATCCTGTGGTGGTCATGGGACCCCAGCAGGCTTTTTATGCCCAGCAGCGCTCACTGCCCATCCAGGAAAGCAAAGGTAAGGTCAGCGGGGAATTCGTTATGGCTTATCCTCCGGGTATACCGATCTTGGCTCCAGGGGAAAAGATCACGGAGGATATTATTGACTATATCGCTTATTCTAAGGCTAAGGGCTGTTTCCTGACCGGAACAGAGGATATGGACATTGAAAATATCAAAGTCGTGGAGGAATAG
- the speE gene encoding polyamine aminopropyltransferase, protein MELWYTEEHTENVRFSIKVDRQLYSGQSEFQRIDVFESKEFGTFFTLDGLMMVTQKDEFIYHDMIVHVPMATNPQIKDVLVIGAGDGGTVRELTRYDSIVNIDMVEIDKLVVDVCKEYLPQTACKLEDPRVHLFFEDGLRFIRTKENSYDLIIVDSTDPFGPGEGLFTKEFYGNCYKALKDDGILVNQHESPYYETYAQNMGRAHQRIKEFFPVCRVYQAHIPTYPSGHWLFGFASKKYDPLADIDEQAWNDLRIKTQYYNTEIHKGCFALPNYVKEQLADAVE, encoded by the coding sequence ATGGAATTATGGTATACAGAAGAGCATACGGAAAACGTCCGCTTTTCGATTAAGGTGGATCGGCAGCTTTACTCAGGACAGAGTGAGTTTCAAAGGATCGATGTCTTTGAATCCAAAGAGTTTGGCACCTTTTTTACCCTGGATGGCTTGATGATGGTAACCCAAAAGGATGAATTTATCTACCACGATATGATTGTTCATGTTCCTATGGCAACCAACCCCCAGATTAAAGATGTTTTGGTCATCGGGGCCGGGGATGGAGGAACTGTCCGCGAACTGACCCGCTATGACTCTATCGTCAACATTGACATGGTGGAAATCGATAAACTGGTGGTGGATGTCTGCAAAGAGTATCTGCCCCAGACGGCTTGCAAGCTGGAGGATCCGCGGGTTCACTTGTTCTTTGAGGATGGCTTGAGATTTATACGGACGAAAGAGAACAGCTATGATCTGATTATTGTGGACTCCACGGACCCCTTTGGTCCAGGGGAAGGTCTGTTTACAAAAGAGTTTTATGGCAACTGTTATAAAGCCCTCAAGGATGATGGCATCCTGGTCAATCAGCATGAGAGCCCTTATTATGAAACCTATGCCCAGAACATGGGCCGGGCCCACCAAAGGATCAAGGAATTTTTTCCTGTCTGCCGGGTCTATCAAGCTCATATTCCCACCTATCCTTCCGGACACTGGCTTTTTGGCTTTGCTTCGAAAAAGTATGACCCCTTGGCCGATATAGACGAGCAGGCCTGGAACGACTTAAGGATTAAAACTCAATATTATAACACAGAGATTCATAAAGGCTGCTTTGCTCTCCCCAATTATGTCAAAGAGCAGCTGGCCGATGCGGTGGAATGA
- a CDS encoding bacteriohemerythrin, with protein MLKWKDEYSIGVEEIDEQHQHLFEIGNQIYDLLENYLLPDKYDKIIQIIAELKEYTVHHFQTEEELMLKIKYPGYFKQKVAHDDFIKEVESIDFSALDQDQDGHTRKLLEFIFGWVLDHILKSDFGIKSFMQITR; from the coding sequence ATGTTAAAGTGGAAAGACGAATACTCGATCGGAGTAGAAGAAATCGATGAACAGCATCAGCATCTGTTCGAAATCGGCAATCAGATCTATGATTTATTGGAAAACTACTTGCTGCCGGATAAGTACGATAAGATCATTCAAATCATTGCAGAGCTTAAAGAATATACCGTTCACCATTTCCAAACAGAAGAAGAGCTTATGCTTAAAATCAAGTACCCAGGTTATTTTAAACAAAAAGTAGCCCATGACGATTTTATCAAAGAGGTGGAGTCCATTGACTTCTCGGCCCTCGACCAGGATCAGGATGGACATACCCGCAAGCTTTTAGAGTTCATCTTTGGGTGGGTCTTGGACCATATTCTCAAGAGCGATTTTGGCATTAAGAGTTTTATGCAGATAACACGCTAG
- the ytxC gene encoding putative sporulation protein YtxC, which produces MEQHSVQVGTQYYRESIYERLRQLQEQEKLPVVLHEYQQGKHWLIDCEFQLEAIEEDRETTKKIHSYYLANAITETILQHWEKDHIRWLLKSKYKLKREEVVQVFEKSLQYLNQESRQWKNYRIHRKASLVNQIVKCIEAQPFFDMEGFLRFRAKDYKEEIYKAVNYVVNEHVIEAEYEEFINLLKRFVDSQKPRIHTLHVGITKHGKFNLYNEEGKKITKKYMDDLSFMDTSQELTYEDLLVSALIAVAPRKIVLHIRYEGYQDTLQTICKVFEGRVSYCTESCPICEKI; this is translated from the coding sequence GTGGAACAACACTCCGTTCAGGTTGGAACTCAATATTATCGAGAGAGCATCTATGAGCGCCTTAGGCAGCTCCAAGAGCAAGAAAAGCTTCCTGTAGTGCTTCACGAATATCAACAAGGCAAGCACTGGTTGATAGATTGTGAGTTCCAGCTTGAAGCGATCGAAGAGGATCGGGAGACCACAAAAAAGATTCATAGCTATTATTTAGCGAATGCTATTACGGAAACGATTTTGCAGCATTGGGAGAAGGATCATATCCGCTGGCTGCTTAAAAGCAAGTATAAACTGAAACGGGAGGAAGTCGTTCAGGTTTTTGAGAAGTCTCTCCAATACCTTAATCAAGAATCCCGGCAATGGAAAAATTACCGTATTCATCGTAAAGCGTCCTTGGTCAACCAAATCGTCAAGTGTATAGAAGCTCAGCCGTTCTTTGATATGGAAGGCTTTTTGCGATTCCGTGCCAAAGACTATAAAGAGGAGATCTATAAAGCCGTCAATTATGTGGTAAATGAACATGTGATTGAAGCAGAATATGAGGAGTTTATCAATCTGCTCAAGCGTTTTGTGGATTCTCAAAAACCCCGCATTCATACCTTGCATGTAGGAATAACCAAACATGGTAAGTTCAACCTTTACAATGAAGAAGGCAAAAAAATCACCAAAAAATATATGGATGATCTGTCCTTCATGGATACCTCTCAGGAACTCACCTATGAGGATCTTCTCGTCAGCGCCTTAATTGCCGTAGCTCCACGAAAAATTGTGCTGCATATTCGTTATGAAGGCTATCAGGATACTCTGCAGACTATTTGCAAGGTTTTTGAAGGCCGTGTCAGCTATTGTACTGAAAGCTGTCCCATCTGTGAGAAGATTTGA